One part of the Bacillota bacterium genome encodes these proteins:
- a CDS encoding S-layer homology domain-containing protein, whose protein sequence is MFVLAAVVDVAPASAARETPFRYFHDEGEAAWAMQYMARASAKRILKGYPDGGFRPNASVTRTEVIVGVMRMLRETAGEGAGGSATAEPPGGAIEEAMEFEDSVTILEQYRWAAEDVGRAAYLGFVDPADGPFQPGVPAARWWIAEVLVKAAGLDGEAQDRMDEVLPFTDSPEVPAGKAGYVAVANSRGIMTGYGQTFGPAHPITRAEFATVLERCCEMLAPVRGREVRGVVTAVDAKQSIITMRKFDREWWPRTGELGYWDRGEVFAESVTMTLSPDLAVFVDGKEVATSSIKKGQLVAVVWNDQGFVVLVDARAKSPASWPEMGQSQKQGTVIEIARDYGPVLVFRDQTGKTCAYAVGSSCKVNRNGKTADLMFVKPRDRVTLKITDSTITAITAEEPEEIVEFEILIKWASLGDKPRLAGVDDRSVRREYRIALNCTVTRDGRASNLVELNEGDMARVRVTGGEITAIDVRSPEGTSEAEGIVREIKMGASPEIRIKDAHGNDLTYELLPECIARSGRALIALEDLKVGDRVILDLETPASGSAWNVKMITVRNTDEASGWVESIEAEWAPARMNVKLFSGTTLRAWVSPDAKIWRKGKAIELEKVSAGDRVKMSLLDGVITRIEAQDARAAIEGVVEKVEERRNRLTVKPQDEEGVTIALDSSTKITYLKQAITLGEIVVGDRVQVKMKDAYAASVDVEDRVPKEITGEITRVSTGTAARISIKPPEGGGTSTYTLAADVKIEYDGYPMTTADLMRGDRVTLTIHGSRVTRVSVERRPQSEVHVTYVSMITDLAEGYSLRVRNEKGAVVTYKVKDGAGVRKGTTDMELEDLVAGNLLALKLAGNVITQITVLQ, encoded by the coding sequence ATGTTCGTACTGGCCGCAGTTGTCGACGTGGCCCCGGCTTCGGCTGCACGGGAGACGCCCTTCAGGTACTTTCACGACGAGGGCGAGGCGGCCTGGGCCATGCAGTACATGGCCAGGGCCTCGGCCAAGAGGATCCTCAAGGGTTACCCGGATGGCGGATTCAGGCCCAACGCCAGCGTCACGCGCACGGAGGTCATCGTCGGAGTCATGAGGATGCTGCGCGAGACCGCCGGCGAGGGCGCGGGCGGCTCGGCCACCGCGGAACCTCCCGGCGGCGCCATTGAAGAGGCCATGGAGTTCGAGGACTCCGTCACAATACTCGAACAGTACCGCTGGGCCGCCGAGGACGTTGGCCGTGCCGCATACCTCGGTTTCGTAGACCCCGCTGACGGGCCGTTCCAGCCGGGCGTTCCCGCCGCAAGGTGGTGGATCGCGGAGGTACTGGTGAAAGCCGCCGGCCTGGACGGCGAGGCGCAGGACAGGATGGATGAGGTCCTCCCGTTCACCGATTCGCCGGAGGTGCCGGCTGGGAAAGCCGGATACGTCGCTGTCGCGAACAGCCGGGGGATCATGACGGGATACGGCCAGACGTTCGGCCCCGCGCATCCGATAACACGCGCGGAGTTCGCGACCGTGCTTGAGCGTTGCTGCGAGATGCTCGCCCCGGTCCGGGGCAGGGAGGTTCGCGGCGTGGTGACTGCCGTGGACGCGAAACAATCCATCATAACGATGAGGAAATTCGACCGCGAGTGGTGGCCGCGCACCGGCGAACTTGGCTACTGGGACCGCGGCGAGGTATTCGCCGAGTCCGTGACGATGACCCTGTCGCCGGACCTGGCCGTGTTCGTCGACGGCAAGGAAGTAGCCACCTCATCCATCAAGAAGGGCCAACTGGTGGCCGTGGTCTGGAACGACCAGGGCTTTGTCGTGCTTGTCGACGCGCGCGCGAAATCGCCCGCATCCTGGCCCGAGATGGGGCAATCGCAGAAGCAGGGCACAGTGATCGAGATCGCGCGCGATTACGGTCCGGTGCTCGTGTTCAGGGATCAGACCGGCAAGACCTGCGCCTACGCGGTGGGCTCGAGCTGTAAGGTGAACCGCAACGGGAAGACCGCCGACCTGATGTTCGTGAAGCCCCGCGACAGGGTGACCCTGAAGATAACCGACTCGACGATAACGGCGATAACCGCGGAGGAACCCGAGGAAATCGTGGAGTTCGAGATCCTGATCAAGTGGGCCTCGCTCGGGGACAAACCTCGCCTCGCAGGGGTCGACGACCGGTCCGTGCGACGGGAATACAGGATAGCGCTGAACTGCACCGTCACGCGTGACGGAAGGGCATCTAACCTCGTCGAGCTGAACGAAGGAGACATGGCGCGGGTGAGAGTGACCGGCGGGGAGATCACGGCTATTGACGTCAGGTCCCCCGAAGGGACGTCGGAGGCCGAAGGCATCGTCAGGGAAATCAAGATGGGCGCCTCGCCCGAGATCAGGATAAAGGACGCCCACGGGAACGACCTCACCTACGAGCTCTTGCCCGAGTGCATTGCCAGGAGCGGCCGTGCCCTGATCGCGCTCGAGGATCTCAAGGTAGGGGACAGGGTCATCCTCGACCTGGAGACGCCGGCATCGGGGAGCGCGTGGAACGTAAAGATGATAACCGTCCGGAACACCGACGAGGCCTCCGGGTGGGTTGAGTCGATAGAGGCCGAATGGGCGCCCGCGAGGATGAACGTCAAGCTGTTCAGCGGGACAACGCTGCGGGCCTGGGTTTCGCCCGACGCGAAGATCTGGCGCAAAGGCAAGGCGATCGAACTCGAGAAGGTAAGCGCCGGAGACCGCGTAAAGATGAGCTTGCTCGACGGCGTCATCACGAGAATCGAGGCCCAGGACGCCCGGGCGGCAATTGAGGGCGTGGTCGAAAAGGTCGAGGAACGGCGCAACAGGCTTACGGTTAAGCCGCAGGACGAGGAGGGCGTCACTATCGCCCTCGACTCGAGCACGAAGATCACGTATCTCAAACAGGCGATCACCCTGGGCGAGATCGTCGTGGGCGACCGCGTCCAGGTGAAGATGAAGGACGCCTACGCCGCGAGCGTTGACGTAGAGGACAGGGTCCCGAAGGAGATAACGGGCGAGATTACGCGGGTGTCAACCGGCACGGCGGCAAGGATATCCATCAAGCCGCCCGAAGGCGGTGGGACGTCCACCTATACCCTGGCAGCCGACGTGAAGATCGAGTACGACGGATACCCGATGACCACCGCCGACCTGATGCGGGGCGACCGGGTGACGCTCACCATACACGGTTCGAGGGTCACCCGTGTGAGCGTGGAGAGGCGGCCCCAGTCCGAGGTGCACGTGACTTACGTCTCGATGATCACCGACCTTGCTGAGGGCTATTCGCTGAGGGTCAGGAACGAGAAGGGCGCGGTCGTCACGTACAAGGTGAAAGACGGCGCGGGCGTCCGCAAGGGCACGACAGATATGGAACTCGAGGACCTGGTGGCGGGGAACCTGCTTGCTCTGAAGCTCGCTGGGAACGTAATTACGCAGATAACCGTGCTGCAGTGA
- a CDS encoding ECF transporter S component: protein MRTRELVAGALLSALSLVIPLAFGGVLGVSIPPFSATLASHVPLMLSMLVSPAAAVMVGAVSAIGFTMKLGPVIGARAAMHAFVGATGAVLVRRGVRFPLALLLCLPVHSLLEAFIVLPFGWSLQKAGVVVAAGTALHHLVDSAIAVSLTGILAKIGVSFWKEQERGA from the coding sequence ATGCGGACACGCGAACTCGTAGCCGGAGCCCTCCTTTCCGCCCTGTCGCTCGTCATACCACTTGCTTTCGGAGGAGTACTGGGAGTCTCCATCCCTCCATTCTCGGCTACACTTGCGTCGCACGTCCCCTTGATGCTTTCGATGCTCGTCAGCCCCGCGGCGGCCGTGATGGTCGGCGCGGTTTCGGCCATCGGCTTCACCATGAAGCTCGGGCCCGTCATCGGGGCAAGGGCAGCGATGCACGCCTTCGTCGGGGCTACAGGCGCGGTGCTCGTGCGCCGTGGAGTCCGCTTCCCGCTGGCACTTCTGCTCTGCCTGCCCGTGCACTCGTTGCTCGAAGCTTTCATCGTGCTGCCGTTCGGATGGAGCCTGCAGAAGGCAGGCGTCGTCGTGGCGGCGGGGACTGCGCTCCACCACCTGGTCGACTCGGCCATCGCAGTCTCTCTGACAGGGATCCTGGCGAAGATCGGGGTTTCATTCTGGAAGGAGCAAGAACGAGGAGCATAG
- the glgA gene encoding glycogen synthase GlgA: MILDRNLKIILASSEVAPFAKVGGLADVAGSLPKALTALGNDVRVVMPRYKAVTPEETIMDFPVQVGDRKETAVVKATGIEAKVNGGWKRVPVYLIDNYQYFDRDGVYGYPDDAERFIFFSKAVLEMLPRLGFQPDIIHCNDWETAPVPLMLNEFYANDPFFSKVCTVFTIHNLAYQGNFPIDVLRLMGVGEHLFHPGGVEFYGSVSFMKAGITYSDVINTVSKKYAQEIQTAEFGERMEGLLRKRGDDLYGIVNGINYHEFNPRTDPRIYKNFDSTMVGDKKENKFALQKEMNLHVRDVPLIGLVSRLVDQKGLDIVLEAMPEILGMDVQLILLGTGDPHYERMFKSLSESNPGKVAAFIGFNGILAQRIYAGADMFLMPSRFEPCGLGQLISLRYGTIPVVRHVGGLADTIFDYDAGTGMGNGFSFKEYSSDALMSALRRAISAYSDREKWRRLVQSAMDLDFSWNRSAAEYMDLYDRALMKKDIVELTA; the protein is encoded by the coding sequence GTGATACTCGACCGTAACCTGAAGATCATACTTGCATCGTCGGAGGTTGCCCCGTTCGCCAAGGTTGGGGGGCTGGCGGACGTGGCGGGATCGCTTCCGAAGGCACTTACCGCGCTGGGCAATGACGTGAGGGTCGTGATGCCGAGGTACAAGGCGGTTACGCCGGAGGAAACCATCATGGATTTCCCCGTGCAGGTCGGGGACAGGAAAGAAACCGCCGTCGTGAAGGCCACCGGCATAGAGGCCAAGGTCAACGGCGGCTGGAAACGGGTCCCGGTGTACCTGATCGACAACTACCAGTATTTCGACAGGGACGGGGTCTACGGTTACCCCGACGACGCCGAGCGGTTCATCTTCTTCTCCAAAGCGGTTCTCGAGATGCTGCCCAGGCTCGGATTCCAGCCAGACATCATCCACTGCAACGACTGGGAGACGGCGCCGGTCCCGCTCATGCTGAACGAGTTCTACGCGAACGACCCGTTCTTCTCCAAGGTGTGCACGGTGTTCACGATCCACAACCTCGCCTATCAGGGCAACTTCCCCATAGACGTGCTGAGACTCATGGGGGTCGGTGAGCACCTGTTCCACCCCGGTGGGGTGGAGTTCTACGGGTCTGTGAGCTTCATGAAAGCCGGCATTACATACTCCGACGTGATCAATACCGTGTCGAAGAAGTATGCGCAGGAAATTCAGACGGCCGAGTTCGGAGAACGAATGGAAGGCCTATTGCGAAAGCGCGGCGACGACCTTTACGGGATCGTGAACGGGATCAACTATCACGAGTTCAATCCCCGCACCGACCCCAGGATATACAAGAACTTCGACTCGACTATGGTGGGCGACAAGAAAGAGAACAAGTTTGCGTTGCAGAAGGAGATGAACCTGCATGTCCGCGACGTGCCGTTGATCGGGCTCGTGTCGCGGCTGGTTGACCAGAAGGGATTGGACATCGTGCTGGAGGCCATGCCCGAGATACTCGGCATGGACGTCCAGCTCATATTGCTGGGGACCGGCGACCCTCACTACGAGCGCATGTTCAAGTCGTTGTCGGAATCGAACCCGGGCAAGGTCGCCGCGTTCATCGGGTTCAACGGGATTCTCGCGCAGAGGATATACGCGGGCGCGGACATGTTCCTGATGCCATCGAGGTTCGAACCGTGCGGCCTCGGGCAGCTCATAAGCCTCCGTTACGGCACGATACCCGTGGTGAGGCACGTCGGGGGCCTGGCCGACACGATATTCGACTACGACGCCGGCACAGGCATGGGTAACGGGTTCTCGTTCAAGGAGTACTCCTCGGACGCCCTGATGAGCGCGCTCAGGCGCGCCATCTCGGCATACTCGGACAGGGAGAAGTGGCGCCGGCTCGTGCAATCGGCCATGGACCTCGACTTCTCTTGGAACCGCTCGGCGGCTGAGTACATGGACCTGTACGACAGGGCGCTAATGAAGAAAGACATCGTGGAATTAACCGCGTAG
- a CDS encoding DUF4921 family protein: MPELRKDILTGTWVIIATERGKRPHDFARPAETKKGGTCPFCYGNEGLTPPEVLAYRDGSPPDTPGWSIRVVPNKFPALSPDLAREEPRYVGPHLVMNAAGGHEVLVESPRHDSSLGTHDVDQVELVIRALKDRIRAYGRGGRVEYVQAFKNSGATAGASLEHTHFQLIALPVTPGVVQAEMRGLNRGNGGDCTLCDVLRYESENGDRIVDESAGFIVYCPVASRFPYETWIAPACHLPRFEETPEDLSRELAAVLRNTVRRLEAAFDNPPYNLILHTAPFGAAGDGFHWHIEILPRLTIAAGFELGTGYYINPTPPEMAAPLLREVSLGLEGLVPVSGEAGPAGSAQVKGDEPRDTRP; this comes from the coding sequence ATGCCCGAACTCAGGAAAGATATTCTCACCGGCACGTGGGTGATCATCGCCACAGAAAGGGGTAAGCGCCCCCACGACTTCGCACGCCCCGCGGAAACGAAAAAGGGCGGCACGTGCCCGTTCTGCTACGGGAACGAGGGCCTCACACCTCCCGAGGTGCTGGCGTACAGGGATGGCTCGCCTCCCGACACACCTGGATGGAGCATAAGAGTTGTCCCGAACAAGTTCCCGGCGCTCTCGCCCGACCTCGCGCGCGAGGAACCGCGCTATGTGGGGCCGCACCTCGTTATGAACGCTGCCGGAGGCCACGAGGTGCTGGTCGAGTCACCCAGGCACGATTCCAGCCTCGGGACGCACGACGTGGACCAGGTCGAACTCGTGATCAGGGCGCTCAAGGACCGGATACGGGCGTACGGGCGCGGCGGCCGCGTGGAATACGTTCAGGCGTTCAAGAACTCCGGCGCTACGGCGGGGGCTTCTCTCGAACACACGCACTTCCAGTTGATAGCGTTACCCGTGACCCCCGGGGTGGTACAGGCGGAGATGCGGGGGTTGAACCGCGGTAACGGAGGCGACTGTACGCTCTGTGATGTACTGCGCTACGAGTCTGAGAACGGGGACCGCATCGTCGACGAATCGGCGGGTTTCATTGTATACTGCCCGGTTGCCTCGCGGTTTCCCTACGAGACGTGGATTGCCCCGGCGTGTCACCTGCCGCGCTTCGAAGAAACACCAGAGGACCTGTCCCGGGAGCTCGCCGCGGTGCTCAGGAACACGGTCAGGCGCCTCGAAGCCGCGTTCGATAACCCACCGTACAACCTGATCCTGCACACCGCTCCTTTCGGGGCCGCCGGGGACGGGTTCCACTGGCACATCGAGATCCTCCCCAGGCTCACGATAGCGGCCGGGTTTGAACTGGGCACCGGATACTACATAAACCCCACTCCGCCCGAGATGGCCGCTCCATTGCTGCGCGAGGTGTCTCTCGGGCTCGAGGGCCTGGTGCCGGTGTCCGGCGAAGCGGGGCCCGCGGGGTCCGCGCAAGTGAAAGGGGATGAACCGCGTGATACTCGACCGTAA
- a CDS encoding methyl-accepting chemotaxis protein yields the protein MRLGVGVKIIAGYVVLVVVFGAVGLFAINGINGVRKSYQEDMVNYVLEALLLIRELDAQITKRILAVTYYVETLEENHLRDAQGHEKNVSDLLAKLDKLIKTEQGKAFLKTFRTHIEDYDKLVASMIANAKAGDEAGVSADVDKGGDVEESLSKAMGEWVSFTSDLSDKIEAGAKLTTDNVQRITLIVTVLAAILGVGLGLVLGRLISRPLGALTTAATAVAAGDLTISAPAVKTRDEIEKLTVAFGGMLDSLKHLVKKTSESAEQVAASSEELSATAEEAAKAIQQVSTSIQDVTKDSTSQAEGARETSKVLGQLGNAIDQVAAGAQTQSKSLSEATRSVEGMVKAVDRIGSAAQQVALAAETARSSAQSGRQAIEKTVSGMETINKTSDDIRANINELSEHSQRIVEIVQVISDIADQTNLLALNAAIEAARAGEHGRGFAVVADEVRKLAERSSKSTKEIANLIADIQKGTEASVKSVGVGAEAVKEGFNVASEAREVLGQIVSAVENAGVEFERIREAITDIQAASKQAMTAVDSSASVVEEATAATEQMAASSSQVLGSADSIAKAAERNASAIEEVSSAAEEVNASIEEMASSAQSLAQMAQDLRKLVGTFRL from the coding sequence GTGAGACTTGGAGTCGGTGTCAAGATCATTGCTGGATACGTGGTACTGGTTGTCGTTTTCGGTGCGGTTGGCTTGTTTGCTATCAATGGAATCAATGGCGTCCGGAAGAGCTACCAGGAGGACATGGTTAACTACGTCTTGGAGGCGCTGCTCCTGATACGTGAGCTGGATGCGCAGATCACGAAGAGGATACTGGCTGTCACGTATTATGTCGAGACCCTTGAAGAGAACCACCTCAGAGACGCGCAAGGTCACGAGAAGAACGTCTCGGACCTGCTGGCCAAGCTGGATAAGCTCATCAAGACGGAGCAAGGCAAGGCTTTCTTAAAGACGTTCAGGACCCACATTGAGGACTACGACAAGCTCGTGGCTAGCATGATCGCTAACGCGAAGGCCGGTGACGAAGCGGGTGTATCAGCAGACGTGGATAAGGGCGGCGATGTTGAGGAAAGCCTCAGCAAGGCCATGGGGGAATGGGTCAGTTTCACGTCCGACCTCTCAGATAAAATAGAGGCTGGCGCTAAGCTGACGACGGATAACGTACAGAGAATCACCCTTATAGTCACGGTTCTAGCCGCGATTCTGGGTGTTGGGCTTGGCCTGGTACTAGGACGCCTGATCTCGAGACCGCTGGGTGCACTTACAACGGCTGCGACCGCGGTTGCTGCGGGGGACTTGACGATCAGCGCACCCGCGGTGAAGACGAGGGACGAGATCGAGAAGTTGACGGTGGCGTTCGGCGGCATGCTGGACAGCCTCAAGCATCTGGTCAAGAAGACGTCGGAGTCGGCGGAGCAGGTTGCCGCGTCCAGCGAGGAACTCTCGGCGACAGCTGAAGAGGCGGCAAAGGCGATTCAGCAAGTCTCTACGTCCATACAGGATGTCACAAAGGACAGCACGTCTCAAGCCGAAGGCGCCCGGGAGACCAGCAAGGTGCTGGGCCAGCTCGGGAACGCTATAGATCAGGTAGCGGCGGGGGCTCAGACTCAATCGAAGAGCCTGTCAGAGGCGACTCGAAGTGTCGAGGGCATGGTGAAGGCGGTGGATCGCATCGGGTCCGCAGCCCAGCAGGTAGCCCTGGCGGCCGAGACTGCAAGGAGCTCGGCACAGAGCGGTAGGCAGGCAATAGAAAAAACTGTCTCTGGAATGGAGACCATCAACAAAACGAGCGACGATATCCGTGCAAACATCAACGAGCTGTCGGAGCACTCACAGCGGATCGTCGAGATTGTGCAGGTGATAAGCGACATTGCGGACCAGACCAATCTGCTCGCCCTTAATGCAGCCATAGAAGCCGCAAGGGCGGGCGAACACGGGCGCGGGTTTGCGGTGGTCGCGGACGAAGTCAGGAAGCTAGCCGAGCGTTCGAGCAAGTCAACCAAGGAAATAGCCAACTTGATTGCGGACATTCAAAAGGGTACCGAGGCTTCTGTGAAGTCGGTTGGAGTGGGCGCCGAGGCGGTGAAGGAAGGCTTCAACGTGGCGTCGGAAGCCCGGGAGGTGCTCGGCCAAATAGTGTCCGCCGTGGAGAATGCGGGCGTGGAATTCGAGCGAATCAGAGAGGCAATTACGGATATTCAGGCTGCAAGCAAACAGGCTATGACTGCTGTGGATTCAAGTGCATCGGTGGTTGAAGAAGCCACCGCGGCTACAGAGCAAATGGCGGCATCCAGTTCGCAAGTCCTCGGTTCTGCTGATTCCATCGCTAAGGCTGCCGAGCGGAATGCCTCAGCGATAGAGGAGGTCTCTTCGGCGGCCGAGGAAGTCAACGCGTCGATCGAGGAGATGGCAAGTTCAGCGCAGTCACTAGCTCAAATGGCCCAGGATCTGCGGAAACTTGTGGGCACATTCCGACTCTAA
- the rlmD gene encoding 23S rRNA (uracil(1939)-C(5))-methyltransferase RlmD, which translates to MCLKRRTGRRDGGEVANLEITGLSHEGAGVGRHRDKAVFVPGGIPGDTVRARITEQRKRFSRAELVAVERASALRVDPRCSVSEYCGGCSLQAMSYEGQLSWKKRLVEDALSRIGHLKGAVVRDTMPSPEPWHYRNKVMFPVGRASGRVDGRAGFRPGSWLVAGCFRKGTHEIVPAESCLIQHPTNNLILREALKLCEEHRVEPYDERTGRGVLRYIMARVAVGTGESMAAFVTALRRFPAAAEIAEGLMKAVPGLVSVVQNVNPGRTNIVLGTEWKVIRGRECIDDLFGNDETGRLRFRISPLSFYQVNPVQAARVYAKALEYLESGIRDSTALDLYCGIGTITLFLARRFSLAVGIEESPDAVRDARRNARLNEIGNVRFVEGRAEWVAQSVVFGLASEGASPAAVVLDPPRAGCSEGVLDAIARTKPATVAYVSCYPSTLARDLAYLEGLGYRTVEVQPFDMFPQTPHVEAVACIVRA; encoded by the coding sequence TTGTGTTTGAAGCGAAGAACCGGACGCCGCGACGGCGGAGAGGTCGCCAATCTGGAGATCACCGGACTCTCTCACGAAGGCGCGGGCGTGGGGAGGCACCGGGACAAGGCCGTATTCGTCCCCGGGGGCATCCCCGGCGATACAGTGCGCGCGAGGATAACGGAGCAACGGAAGAGATTCTCGCGGGCGGAGCTCGTGGCGGTTGAGCGGGCCTCCGCTCTCAGAGTCGACCCCCGCTGTAGCGTTTCGGAGTACTGCGGGGGCTGCAGCCTCCAGGCGATGTCGTACGAGGGCCAGCTTTCGTGGAAAAAGAGGCTGGTCGAGGATGCGCTGTCGAGGATCGGCCATTTGAAAGGTGCTGTCGTCCGCGATACGATGCCCTCGCCGGAACCATGGCACTACCGGAACAAGGTCATGTTCCCCGTGGGCCGCGCGTCCGGACGGGTCGACGGGCGGGCCGGCTTTCGACCGGGCTCGTGGCTAGTGGCCGGCTGTTTTCGCAAGGGCACGCACGAGATCGTCCCCGCGGAGTCGTGCCTGATACAGCATCCTACCAACAACCTCATACTCCGCGAGGCGCTCAAGTTGTGCGAGGAGCACCGCGTCGAACCGTACGACGAGCGAACCGGAAGGGGCGTCCTCCGGTACATAATGGCGCGGGTGGCGGTCGGGACAGGCGAGTCGATGGCGGCGTTCGTCACCGCACTGCGGAGGTTTCCCGCCGCCGCGGAGATCGCTGAAGGACTGATGAAGGCAGTCCCCGGCCTGGTCAGCGTGGTCCAGAACGTCAACCCCGGGAGGACCAACATCGTGCTCGGTACGGAGTGGAAGGTCATCCGGGGGCGCGAGTGCATAGATGACCTGTTCGGAAACGACGAGACCGGTCGCCTCAGGTTCCGGATATCCCCGCTGTCGTTCTACCAGGTTAACCCCGTGCAGGCTGCGAGGGTGTACGCAAAGGCGTTGGAATACCTCGAATCCGGGATTCGGGATTCAACCGCGCTGGACCTCTACTGCGGCATCGGGACCATCACGCTCTTCCTGGCGCGGCGCTTCTCCCTCGCGGTGGGGATCGAGGAATCCCCGGACGCCGTCAGGGATGCGCGGCGGAACGCCAGGCTCAACGAAATAGGCAACGTCAGGTTCGTCGAGGGCCGGGCGGAGTGGGTTGCCCAGTCCGTCGTGTTCGGACTTGCCTCCGAAGGGGCGTCGCCGGCCGCGGTTGTGCTGGACCCGCCGCGCGCCGGCTGCTCTGAAGGAGTCCTCGACGCCATCGCCAGGACAAAACCCGCCACTGTCGCCTACGTGTCGTGTTATCCTTCGACACTTGCGCGGGACCTCGCTTACCTCGAGGGACTCGGCTACAGGACTGTCGAGGTGCAGCCGTTCGACATGTTTCCCCAGACCCCCCACGTGGAGGCGGTCGCCTGCATCGTCAGGGCTTGA
- a CDS encoding LD-carboxypeptidase has product MDAEGLERGVEAFKGAGFRVRLGRHVMERRGYLAGTDSARASDFNEMFRDPEVHCVVCARGGYGSMRILDMIDYEAVRASRKVFVGYSDITALHLAIRKRAGLVTFHGPVVEAKDPERLNDYTVSHLVRAITSTGPLGDLANPIGVPAPSRPRWNGGGRAAGTLTGGNLSMVVSSIGTPFEIDTRDKILMLEEVSERPYRIDRMLRQLQMAGKLSSVAGVVLGEFIDCVPEAGKPTLQLDEIFAHYFGDLGVPVVSGLCCGHGKYRLTIPLGVRTEIDAATNGATLRVTEGACV; this is encoded by the coding sequence GTGGATGCCGAGGGCCTCGAACGGGGGGTTGAGGCGTTCAAAGGCGCCGGCTTTAGAGTCCGTCTGGGGCGTCACGTAATGGAGCGGCGCGGCTACCTGGCGGGGACGGATTCCGCGCGCGCCTCCGACTTCAACGAGATGTTCCGCGACCCGGAAGTCCACTGCGTGGTGTGCGCGCGGGGTGGGTACGGGTCAATGCGGATCCTCGACATGATCGACTACGAGGCCGTGCGCGCCAGTCGTAAGGTATTCGTCGGATACAGCGACATCACGGCGCTTCACCTCGCCATCCGGAAGCGCGCGGGCCTGGTGACATTCCACGGTCCAGTTGTCGAGGCCAAGGACCCCGAGCGACTCAATGACTACACGGTCTCGCACCTCGTTCGCGCCATCACCTCCACGGGACCCCTCGGTGATCTGGCCAATCCCATCGGGGTGCCGGCGCCCTCACGCCCGCGGTGGAACGGCGGGGGACGCGCCGCCGGCACGCTCACGGGCGGCAACCTGTCCATGGTCGTTTCATCAATTGGGACCCCCTTCGAGATAGATACCAGGGACAAGATACTCATGCTCGAGGAGGTCTCCGAAAGGCCCTACAGGATCGACAGGATGCTGCGGCAGCTCCAGATGGCGGGAAAACTATCCAGTGTCGCCGGGGTGGTGCTGGGCGAATTCATCGACTGTGTCCCCGAGGCCGGCAAGCCGACGCTCCAACTTGACGAGATATTCGCCCACTACTTCGGGGATCTCGGGGTTCCGGTTGTGTCGGGCCTGTGCTGCGGGCACGGGAAATACAGGCTCACCATTCCGCTCGGCGTGCGGACCGAGATCGACGCTGCTACAAACGGCGCAACTTTAAGAGTGACCGAGGGGGCTTGTGTTTGA
- the murB gene encoding UDP-N-acetylmuramate dehydrogenase: protein MSRHTSFKIGGPADLVAIPSSVDDLRTVLAFCTSESLPWFVMGNGTNLLVRDKGIRGVVIKLAGTLDRLEIAGETLTAGSGALLRKTSEAAAARGLAGLEFTHGIPGTVGGAAVMNAGAYDGEMKDVIESVELLSPGDGRVVVLEAAALGFAYRKSVLQDRSDIVLSATMRLKRGDRPAILERMSDLDRRRREKQPLDLPSAGSVFRRPEGAYAGPLIEGAGLKGHRIGGAEVSTVHAGFIVNRGGATADDVLEMITFIRDAVLRKYGVELTPEIKVVGEA from the coding sequence ATGTCCCGTCACACGTCGTTCAAGATCGGCGGTCCCGCCGATCTTGTCGCTATCCCGTCCTCCGTTGACGACCTCAGGACCGTACTGGCGTTTTGCACGTCGGAGTCTCTCCCCTGGTTCGTGATGGGGAACGGCACTAACCTGCTGGTCAGGGATAAGGGTATAAGAGGTGTCGTCATAAAGCTAGCGGGCACGCTGGACCGGCTCGAAATCGCCGGAGAGACGCTGACAGCCGGCTCGGGTGCGCTGCTCCGCAAGACGAGCGAGGCGGCTGCCGCGCGCGGCCTTGCGGGGCTGGAGTTCACCCACGGGATCCCGGGCACCGTCGGGGGCGCGGCGGTGATGAACGCCGGCGCCTACGATGGCGAGATGAAGGACGTCATTGAGTCCGTGGAACTGCTCTCACCCGGCGACGGTCGCGTCGTTGTCCTCGAAGCGGCCGCGCTCGGCTTCGCTTACAGAAAGAGCGTGCTCCAGGACCGGAGCGACATCGTGCTGTCCGCTACCATGCGCCTGAAACGCGGTGACCGCCCCGCCATTCTGGAGCGCATGAGTGACCTTGACCGGAGAAGACGAGAGAAGCAGCCCCTCGACTTGCCCAGCGCCGGCAGCGTGTTCAGGCGCCCCGAAGGCGCGTACGCGGGGCCGCTCATAGAAGGCGCCGGGCTGAAGGGCCACAGGATCGGCGGCGCCGAAGTGTCCACGGTTCACGCAGGGTTCATCGTCAACCGCGGTGGAGCGACGGCGGATGACGTACTCGAGATGATTACTTTTATTAGGGACGCAGTTCTGCGGAAATACGGGGTCGAGCTGACCCCCGAGATCAAGGTGGTGGGTGAAGCCTGA